A single window of Bordetella genomosp. 11 DNA harbors:
- a CDS encoding tripartite tricarboxylate transporter substrate binding protein has product MRHRFAGIMAALALGTAGMTGAWAQGDAHTYPSAPIKLIVPFAPGGFTDVVARMLAEKLTPELGQPVVVENRMGAGSTIGTDFVAKAAPDGYTLVLVSTTHVIGPWLYKKLPYDAIKSFAPITKLVDSPYVLVVNPKVPVKTVGELIALAKAKPGRLDYASSGNGSSQHLAAALFATMADVKINHVPYRGSGQALSDIIGGQVSMGFLGVTAALPQIAAGRLRALAVTTRERSADLPDVPTLDEAGVKGYEANIWLGLLAPAGTPKPILDKLHDATAKVMKGPEAAKALATAGLTLSLSSESEFEALLKSESAKWGKVVRDTGATVN; this is encoded by the coding sequence ATGCGACATCGATTTGCAGGCATCATGGCGGCGCTTGCCCTGGGCACGGCCGGCATGACCGGCGCCTGGGCGCAGGGCGATGCCCACACCTATCCCAGCGCGCCGATCAAGCTGATCGTGCCTTTCGCGCCCGGCGGTTTCACCGACGTGGTGGCGCGCATGCTGGCGGAAAAACTCACCCCCGAACTGGGCCAGCCCGTCGTGGTGGAAAACCGCATGGGCGCGGGCTCCACCATAGGCACGGATTTCGTGGCCAAGGCGGCGCCGGACGGCTATACGCTGGTGCTGGTTTCCACCACGCATGTCATCGGCCCGTGGCTGTACAAGAAGCTGCCCTACGACGCCATCAAGAGTTTCGCGCCGATCACGAAACTGGTGGACAGCCCCTATGTCCTGGTCGTCAATCCCAAAGTGCCGGTGAAGACCGTCGGTGAACTGATCGCGCTGGCCAAGGCCAAGCCCGGCCGCCTGGACTATGCGTCGTCGGGCAACGGCAGCAGCCAGCACCTTGCCGCGGCCCTGTTCGCCACCATGGCCGATGTCAAGATCAACCATGTACCGTATCGCGGCAGCGGGCAGGCCTTGAGCGACATCATCGGCGGCCAGGTGTCGATGGGTTTCCTGGGCGTGACGGCGGCCTTGCCGCAGATCGCGGCCGGGCGGCTGCGCGCGCTGGCCGTCACGACGCGCGAACGCTCGGCGGATCTGCCCGACGTGCCGACCCTGGACGAGGCCGGCGTGAAAGGCTACGAAGCCAACATCTGGCTGGGACTGCTGGCGCCGGCCGGCACGCCCAAGCCTATCCTGGACAAGCTGCATGACGCCACGGCCAAGGTCATGAAGGGACCGGAAGCCGCCAAGGCGCTGGCCACCGCCGGGCTGACGCTGAGCCTGAGCAGCGAAAGCGAGTTCGAAGCGTTGCTGAAATCGGAATCGGCCAAGTGGGGCAAGGTCGTGCGCGATACGGGCGCGACGGTCAACTGA
- a CDS encoding cupin domain-containing protein: MTAGTDVAAADRAEAASLIRRLSLQPHPEGGYYRETYRAPERVHRTGQAADRAASTAIYYLLSGDAFSAWHRIRSDEIWHFYAGGPLLVHVLDGRGGLATHRLGNAIEDADCVFQAVVPAGCWFAAERVRADRYTLAGCTVAPGFEFSEFELADADRLAADYPAHRDLVKRLSPRSD; encoded by the coding sequence ATGACTGCCGGTACGGATGTCGCCGCGGCCGACCGGGCGGAAGCGGCCAGCCTGATCCGGCGCTTGAGCCTGCAGCCGCATCCCGAGGGCGGCTATTACCGCGAGACCTACCGTGCGCCGGAACGCGTGCATCGCACTGGCCAGGCCGCGGATCGCGCGGCCAGCACGGCGATCTATTACCTGCTGAGCGGCGATGCGTTTTCCGCGTGGCATCGCATCAGGTCCGATGAGATCTGGCATTTCTATGCCGGGGGGCCGTTGCTGGTGCACGTGCTGGACGGGCGAGGGGGCCTGGCCACGCATCGGCTGGGCAATGCCATCGAGGACGCGGATTGCGTCTTCCAGGCCGTGGTGCCGGCCGGCTGCTGGTTCGCCGCGGAGCGCGTCCGCGCGGACCGCTACACCCTGGCCGGCTGCACGGTGGCGCCGGGCTTCGAGTTCAGCGAGTTCGAACTGGCCGACGCGGACCGCCTCGCCGCGGATTACCCGGCACATCGGGACCTGGTGAAAAGACTGTCGCCGCGATCGGATTGA
- the mdtD gene encoding multidrug transporter subunit MdtD has protein sequence MKESSSHRGMLWVVAAGFFMQSLDATIVNTALPAMADSLHELPLAMRPVIVAYSLSMAMLTPASGWLADRFGTRRVYFTSILIFVLGSLFCAMAANLSQLVIARVVQGVGGSMLLPIGRLAILRSVRGESYIAALALISIAGQVGPMIGPMTGGWLVQVLSWHWIFLINIPIGILGLAAVRRYIPPESAASPPAFDFVGFTLLSTCMVAFSFAMEGTDGPGRAAYTAGLLGLSALTVMVYIAHARRRPRPLFRLGLFRDETFSIGLVGNLVSRIGSSGVTFLLPLLLQLQLGYEPFYAGMMIFPTALAALITKRWVAPLVRRYGYETFLSVNTVVVGVSIMSFALIAPGWPLALQIVQLAIFGGANSMQFAAMNSVTLKGLSVEDAGSGNSLFSMVQMLALSLGVSLSGGLVGMFSHGVHADAWGFRWTFLCVGGVTLLSTLIFKRLDVDTVRGSA, from the coding sequence ATGAAGGAAAGTTCGTCGCACCGCGGCATGCTCTGGGTCGTCGCCGCGGGATTTTTTATGCAGTCCCTGGATGCCACGATCGTCAACACGGCCTTGCCGGCCATGGCGGACAGCCTGCACGAGCTGCCCCTGGCGATGCGGCCGGTGATCGTCGCATACTCGCTATCGATGGCGATGCTGACGCCCGCTTCGGGCTGGCTGGCCGACCGTTTCGGTACGCGCCGCGTCTATTTCACATCCATCCTGATTTTTGTCCTGGGCTCGCTGTTCTGCGCCATGGCCGCCAATCTGTCGCAACTGGTCATCGCTCGTGTGGTCCAGGGCGTGGGCGGCTCGATGTTGCTGCCCATCGGCCGCCTGGCCATCCTGCGCTCGGTGCGCGGCGAGTCGTACATCGCGGCGCTGGCGTTGATTTCCATCGCCGGGCAGGTAGGGCCGATGATCGGTCCCATGACCGGCGGCTGGCTGGTGCAGGTACTCAGCTGGCATTGGATATTCCTGATCAATATCCCCATCGGCATCCTCGGGCTGGCCGCCGTGCGGCGCTACATCCCGCCCGAATCCGCGGCGTCTCCGCCCGCGTTCGATTTCGTCGGCTTCACCCTCCTGTCCACCTGCATGGTGGCGTTCTCGTTCGCCATGGAAGGCACGGACGGCCCCGGCCGGGCCGCCTATACCGCGGGCCTGTTGGGCTTGAGCGCGCTTACCGTGATGGTCTATATCGCCCATGCCCGCCGCCGGCCGCGGCCCTTGTTCAGGCTGGGCCTGTTTCGCGACGAAACCTTCAGCATCGGCCTGGTGGGCAATCTGGTCTCGCGCATCGGCAGCAGCGGCGTCACCTTCCTGCTGCCCCTGCTGCTGCAATTGCAGCTGGGCTACGAACCTTTCTATGCGGGGATGATGATTTTCCCGACCGCCCTGGCGGCCTTGATCACCAAGCGCTGGGTGGCGCCGCTGGTGCGGCGTTATGGCTATGAGACCTTCCTCTCGGTGAATACCGTCGTGGTGGGCGTATCCATTATGTCGTTCGCGCTGATCGCGCCGGGATGGCCGCTGGCATTGCAGATCGTGCAATTGGCGATCTTCGGCGGCGCGAATTCCATGCAGTTCGCCGCGATGAACAGCGTCACCCTGAAGGGCCTGAGCGTCGAGGACGCGGGCAGCGGGAACAGCCTGTTCTCCATGGTGCAAATGCTGGCCCTCAGCCTGGGCGTAAGCCTGAGCGGCGGCCTGGTTGGCATGTTCTCCCATGGCGTCCATGCCGATGCCTGGGGATTCCGCTGGACCTTCCTGTGCGTGGGCGGGGTCACGCTGCTGTCGACCCTGATCTTCAAGAGGCTGGACGTCGATACGGTGCGTGGCAGTGCCTGA
- the tadA gene encoding tRNA adenosine(34) deaminase TadA, translating to MALALGQAQEAGQAGEVPVGAVVVDAQGQVLGAGYNRTIIDADPTAHAEIVALRAAARRLSNYRLPGLTLYVTLEPCVMCMGAMLHARLARVCYGASDPKTGACGSVLDVGAVAQLNHHTSFHGGVLAEPCGEILRQFFRARRIKENPQ from the coding sequence ATGGCGCTGGCGCTGGGGCAGGCCCAAGAGGCCGGGCAGGCGGGCGAAGTGCCCGTGGGCGCGGTCGTGGTCGATGCCCAGGGGCAGGTGCTGGGCGCCGGCTACAACCGTACGATCATCGACGCCGACCCCACCGCGCATGCCGAAATCGTCGCCCTGCGCGCGGCCGCGCGGCGGCTGTCCAATTACCGTTTGCCGGGGCTGACGCTCTACGTCACGCTGGAGCCGTGCGTCATGTGCATGGGCGCGATGCTGCATGCCCGGCTGGCGCGCGTCTGCTATGGTGCCAGCGATCCCAAGACGGGCGCCTGCGGCAGCGTGCTCGATGTCGGCGCGGTGGCGCAACTGAATCACCATACGTCGTTTCATGGCGGCGTCCTGGCCGAACCCTGCGGCGAAATCCTGCGGCAGTTTTTCCGCGCGCGTCGCATCAAGGAAAACCCCCAATGA
- a CDS encoding lytic murein transglycosylase yields the protein MLTSRHARSSLTSRSPRRHRLIPRWLPAALLAGAGIAGCAQPSTSASAQAMAPAAGTPSTTVPSPNAPMANPVSSPGGAADQQDRDPAQCLATLRASAPANGVSVADFDLYTRDTRLLAVTVAAAKAQPEGQETWWDYIAKTVDDQRVADGKAVLAKSHDALAAIDDRYKIDSEPLVAIFGIETNYGSQLGKVDVLNAWLTRACTEQKPLWVKNVYASVRLLRDGTVTRDRFIGSWSGAFGMTQFIPTSFYELAADGDGDGRIDLYGSLPDALASTANHLLKRKATWTRGMPAVIEVRLPPAMAATLPPSPDNEIMNRDDRRSLSQWSDAGVTRADGTPLSTVPLSQPWASVQAYLFAPTGAQGPAFLATRNFDAILHYNQSHKYALAVSLLTNRLKDGPGLIAAWPTDDPGLSRAQIKELQGLLAARGYDIGTPDGIPGSKTRQAVAAEQQRLGLPQDGRVGYKIYSALQSAK from the coding sequence ATGCTCACGTCTCGCCATGCCCGCTCGTCCCTCACGTCCCGCTCTCCGCGCCGCCACCGGCTGATTCCCCGGTGGTTGCCCGCGGCCTTGCTGGCGGGGGCGGGAATCGCGGGATGCGCGCAGCCGTCCACGAGCGCCTCGGCACAGGCCATGGCGCCGGCCGCGGGTACGCCATCCACGACCGTGCCATCGCCGAATGCACCCATGGCGAACCCGGTGTCGTCCCCGGGCGGCGCGGCCGATCAACAGGATCGCGATCCCGCGCAATGCCTGGCGACGCTGCGCGCATCGGCACCCGCCAATGGCGTCAGTGTCGCGGACTTCGACCTTTATACGCGGGACACGCGTTTGCTTGCCGTGACGGTGGCGGCGGCCAAGGCGCAGCCCGAAGGCCAGGAAACCTGGTGGGACTACATCGCCAAGACGGTGGACGACCAGCGCGTGGCCGACGGCAAGGCCGTCCTGGCCAAATCGCATGACGCGCTGGCGGCAATCGACGATCGCTACAAGATCGACAGCGAACCGCTGGTGGCGATCTTCGGCATCGAGACGAATTATGGTTCCCAGCTAGGCAAAGTGGACGTACTGAATGCGTGGCTGACGCGCGCGTGCACCGAGCAAAAGCCATTGTGGGTGAAGAACGTCTATGCGTCCGTGCGGCTGCTGCGCGACGGTACCGTCACGCGCGACCGCTTCATCGGCTCGTGGAGCGGCGCCTTCGGCATGACGCAGTTCATCCCGACATCCTTCTACGAGCTGGCCGCCGATGGCGATGGCGATGGCCGTATCGACCTGTACGGATCCCTGCCGGATGCGCTGGCGTCGACGGCGAATCACTTGCTCAAGCGCAAGGCCACCTGGACGCGCGGCATGCCGGCCGTCATCGAGGTACGCCTGCCGCCGGCGATGGCCGCGACCCTGCCTCCTTCGCCGGACAACGAAATCATGAATCGGGACGACCGCCGGTCGCTGTCGCAATGGAGCGACGCGGGCGTGACCCGCGCCGACGGTACGCCGCTGTCCACCGTCCCGCTGTCGCAGCCCTGGGCATCCGTGCAGGCCTATCTGTTCGCGCCCACCGGGGCGCAGGGTCCGGCTTTCCTGGCCACGCGCAATTTCGATGCGATCCTGCACTACAACCAGTCGCACAAATATGCCCTGGCCGTCAGCCTGTTGACGAACCGGCTGAAGGACGGCCCGGGGCTGATCGCGGCGTGGCCGACCGACGATCCGGGCCTGTCGCGCGCGCAGATCAAGGAATTGCAGGGGCTGCTTGCCGCCCGCGGCTATGACATCGGTACACCGGACGGCATCCCCGGCAGCAAGACCCGCCAGGCCGTCGCGGCGGAACAGCAGCGGCTGGGCCTGCCGCAGGACGGCAGGGTGGGCTACAAGATCTATAGCGCGCTACAAAGCGCCAAGTAA
- a CDS encoding extracellular catalytic domain type 1 short-chain-length polyhydroxyalkanoate depolymerase codes for MRSKLSTLFFSTARKVARLQRTAWRLGMPGLFDERATQRPRSRPAKGPSARKPLAADAAPEFDSADFAGTWKARVYRTPPVPGAWPVRLSYFVYMPPKLRKGGPVLVMLHGCEQSALDFAVGTRMHRLADREGLLLVYPQQPLRGHRHRCWHWYQPDAAHGYAEADAIAGIARAAVEDYHADPARIYIAGLSAGASMAALTALRHPDVFAALAMHSGAVLGSARSAGEGLRAMRHGASEPPETALAPLLPDRAAFPGMPAIILQGDRDTVVDRRNGAQLLAQLAWANGLKVAAAAPQPEAEGTPRHYLRTDVPPGRGAVVSLCEVPGLGHAWSGGDARVRFHARQGPDASRLMWQFFKTRRRLPVAAAAG; via the coding sequence ATGCGAAGCAAGCTGTCCACGCTATTCTTTTCTACCGCCCGCAAGGTCGCGCGCCTGCAGCGGACCGCGTGGCGGCTGGGTATGCCAGGGCTCTTCGACGAAAGGGCCACGCAACGGCCGCGGTCCCGCCCGGCGAAGGGGCCCTCGGCGCGCAAGCCCCTGGCCGCCGACGCGGCGCCCGAGTTCGACAGCGCCGATTTCGCCGGAACCTGGAAGGCCCGCGTCTACCGCACGCCGCCCGTGCCGGGCGCCTGGCCGGTGCGCCTGTCCTATTTCGTCTATATGCCTCCGAAGCTGCGCAAGGGTGGTCCCGTGCTGGTCATGCTGCATGGGTGCGAACAGAGCGCCCTGGATTTCGCGGTGGGCACGCGCATGCACCGCCTGGCCGATCGCGAGGGTTTGCTGCTGGTGTATCCGCAACAGCCGCTGCGCGGCCATCGGCATCGCTGCTGGCATTGGTACCAGCCCGACGCCGCGCACGGATATGCGGAGGCCGATGCGATCGCCGGCATCGCGCGCGCCGCCGTGGAGGACTACCACGCCGATCCGGCGCGGATCTATATCGCCGGACTGTCCGCCGGCGCCAGCATGGCGGCGCTGACCGCCTTGCGACATCCGGACGTCTTCGCCGCGCTGGCCATGCATTCCGGGGCGGTGCTCGGCAGTGCGCGCAGCGCCGGCGAAGGGCTGCGCGCCATGCGGCATGGGGCCTCGGAGCCGCCGGAGACGGCCCTGGCCCCGCTGCTGCCGGACCGCGCCGCGTTTCCCGGCATGCCTGCGATCATCCTGCAGGGAGATCGCGACACCGTCGTCGACCGGCGCAACGGCGCGCAGTTGCTGGCGCAACTGGCATGGGCCAACGGCCTGAAGGTGGCCGCCGCCGCCCCCCAGCCTGAGGCCGAGGGCACCCCGCGCCACTATCTGCGCACCGATGTGCCGCCCGGGCGGGGCGCCGTCGTCAGCCTGTGCGAAGTGCCCGGTCTGGGACATGCCTGGAGCGGCGGCGACGCCCGCGTGCGCTTTCACGCGCGCCAGGGACCCGACGCGTCGCGCCTGATGTGGCAGTTCTTCAAGACGCGCCGCCGTCTTCCGGTGGCCGCTGCCGCCGGGTAA
- a CDS encoding LD-carboxypeptidase: protein MSSKQGIYLFSPSSAVQDPATLERARQRLEAEGFKTAIDRAAAATHQRFAGTDAQRLKALSRALKQKHPIVMATRGGYGLGRLLPMIDWKAVADSGKRFVGHSDFTAFNLALLAQTGAISYSGATAVADFGGDDMDDLTAALFGELMRGELEILSFETPDADPVDCRGILWGGTLAMVASLVGTPYMPGIKGGILFLEDVGEHPYRVERMLTQLWQAGILQKQKAILLGYFTNYRLAPHDAGFDMPAVLAWLRKTVKVPVLTGLPYGHIASKATLPVGKKVGLATEPGMVHLVLDEHDH, encoded by the coding sequence ATGAGCAGCAAGCAAGGCATTTATCTGTTTTCTCCTTCCTCCGCGGTACAGGATCCGGCCACGCTGGAACGCGCGCGGCAGCGGCTGGAGGCCGAAGGCTTCAAGACGGCGATCGACCGCGCCGCGGCCGCCACGCACCAGCGCTTTGCCGGCACGGATGCGCAACGCCTGAAGGCGCTGTCGCGCGCGCTCAAGCAGAAGCACCCGATCGTCATGGCCACGCGCGGCGGCTACGGGCTGGGGCGCCTGCTGCCGATGATCGACTGGAAGGCGGTGGCCGATAGCGGCAAGCGTTTCGTCGGGCACAGCGACTTCACCGCGTTCAACCTGGCACTGCTGGCGCAGACGGGGGCGATCAGCTACAGCGGCGCGACCGCCGTCGCGGATTTCGGCGGCGACGACATGGACGACCTGACGGCCGCCCTGTTCGGCGAGCTGATGCGCGGCGAGCTGGAAATCCTCAGTTTCGAAACGCCGGATGCGGATCCGGTGGATTGCCGCGGTATCTTGTGGGGCGGGACGCTGGCCATGGTCGCCTCGCTGGTGGGGACGCCATATATGCCCGGCATCAAGGGCGGCATCCTGTTCCTGGAGGACGTCGGCGAACACCCGTATCGCGTCGAGCGCATGCTGACGCAGCTCTGGCAGGCGGGTATTCTGCAGAAGCAGAAGGCGATCCTGCTGGGATACTTCACCAACTACCGCCTGGCGCCCCATGATGCGGGCTTCGATATGCCGGCCGTGCTCGCCTGGCTGCGCAAGACCGTGAAGGTGCCGGTGCTGACGGGCCTGCCGTATGGCCACATCGCCTCCAAGGCGACGCTGCCGGTGGGCAAGAAAGTCGGCCTGGCCACCGAGCCGGGCATGGTGCATCTGGTGCTGGACGAGCACGATCACTGA
- a CDS encoding HAD family hydrolase, with protein sequence MSDVIALIFDFDDTLAPDSTSGFLASIGVDTAGFWKEQVDPLLFEQDWDPVPAYLYRMIQLSRGGSHGLITRDRLRDWGRQLPLHDGVTTVFQRLRDAVREAQPQVSLEFYLISSGIGDVVRSTAIAPEFTEIWASEFVYGEDGGIDFPRRVVSFTDKTRYLFHIQKGIIGREFHNKPFEVNRKVPEDRLRVPFDQMVFVGDGYTDIPCFSLIRGAGGIAFGVWDPRHRDKRSRAWGFIEQGRVSNLNHARYDEDAELYQLLEEAVSSLAHRIALKSRVYRG encoded by the coding sequence ATGTCCGACGTTATCGCCCTGATATTCGATTTCGACGATACGCTCGCGCCTGACAGCACGTCGGGCTTTCTGGCGAGCATCGGCGTGGACACGGCCGGCTTCTGGAAAGAGCAGGTGGATCCCTTGTTGTTCGAACAGGACTGGGACCCGGTCCCGGCTTACCTGTATCGCATGATCCAGCTGTCGCGCGGCGGCTCGCATGGCCTGATCACGCGCGACCGCTTGCGGGACTGGGGGCGTCAACTGCCTTTGCATGACGGCGTGACGACGGTGTTCCAGCGCCTGCGCGATGCGGTGCGCGAAGCGCAACCCCAGGTATCGCTGGAGTTCTATCTGATCTCCAGCGGCATCGGCGACGTCGTCCGGTCCACCGCGATCGCCCCCGAGTTCACGGAAATCTGGGCGTCCGAATTCGTCTACGGCGAAGACGGCGGCATCGACTTCCCGCGCCGCGTCGTCAGCTTCACCGACAAGACGCGCTATCTGTTCCATATCCAGAAAGGCATCATCGGCCGCGAATTCCACAACAAGCCCTTCGAGGTCAATCGCAAGGTGCCGGAAGACCGCCTGCGGGTGCCCTTCGACCAGATGGTGTTCGTCGGCGATGGCTATACCGATATCCCTTGCTTTTCGCTGATCCGCGGCGCGGGCGGCATCGCCTTCGGCGTATGGGATCCGCGTCACCGCGACAAGCGCAGCCGGGCCTGGGGGTTCATCGAACAGGGCCGCGTGTCCAATCTGAACCACGCCCGCTACGACGAGGACGCAGAGCTCTATCAACTGCTGGAAGAGGCCGTGAGCAGCCTGGCGCATCGCATCGCCTTGAAGTCCCGGGTGTACCGTGGTTGA
- a CDS encoding GNAT family N-acetyltransferase: MTRTNEYGQPIGDPLPGWTPRQRPPATSMQGRFCRIEPLDPARHAADLFHAYSQAPDGRLWTYLSSEPFADAAAFDAYMAKAAASTDPMHHAIVDLASGKAIGTAALMRIDPANGVIEVGHVSYSPLLQRTAHATETQYLFMKRVFEELGYRRFEWKCDSLNEPSRKAAIRYGFTFEGIFRQAIVYKGRTRDTAWFSMIDGEWPALRAGYEAWLAPDNFDAQGRQRRTLAACMGRA; this comes from the coding sequence ATGACGCGCACCAACGAATACGGACAACCCATCGGCGATCCCCTACCGGGATGGACGCCGCGCCAGCGCCCCCCCGCCACGTCCATGCAGGGGCGCTTCTGCCGCATCGAGCCGCTCGATCCCGCCCGCCACGCCGCGGACCTGTTCCACGCCTACAGCCAGGCGCCGGACGGGCGGCTGTGGACGTACCTGTCGAGCGAGCCCTTTGCCGATGCCGCGGCCTTCGATGCCTATATGGCCAAGGCGGCGGCCAGCACGGACCCCATGCATCACGCCATCGTGGACCTGGCTTCGGGCAAGGCCATCGGTACGGCCGCGCTGATGCGTATCGATCCCGCCAACGGCGTGATCGAAGTGGGGCACGTCAGCTATTCGCCCTTGCTGCAGCGGACGGCGCACGCCACGGAGACGCAGTACCTGTTCATGAAGCGTGTGTTCGAGGAATTGGGCTATCGCCGCTTCGAATGGAAGTGCGACAGCCTGAACGAGCCCTCGCGCAAGGCGGCGATCCGCTACGGCTTCACCTTCGAAGGCATATTCCGCCAGGCGATTGTCTACAAGGGGCGCACCCGCGATACGGCGTGGTTCTCCATGATCGATGGCGAATGGCCGGCTTTGCGCGCCGGCTACGAGGCCTGGCTGGCGCCGGACAACTTCGACGCCCAGGGCCGGCAGCGGCGTACCCTGGCGGCGTGCATGGGGCGGGCATGA
- a CDS encoding flavodoxin family protein, protein MSSSPLPVRKGQAPEKLSREQFRQRFMRRFYDPAFRPEQAAIDRLEAIAWDGYRNSRKAPVTEKAGPGAADPNYDVSVEWKAAAARLREAARIQARPDTPSRVLLIAGASRNDGTCPGEMSKTWRLTNIARAELDGAGMETEVLDLSRLTSEYERVIHPCKGCVSTAMPLCHWPCSCYPNHSLGQVNDCMNEIYEQWVRAHAVILLTPTYWYQSPSPLKLMMDRLVCADGGNPDPSSTSGKDAAKAKALELAGWPYPKHLAGRAYGLVVHGDVAGIEGLRRALSDWLDWMGLVDAGATARLDRYIGYYQPYATSHDELDRDRAVQDEVRNVARAVAAAVGQIREGRLCRPDAGLRDPRPK, encoded by the coding sequence ATGTCCTCTTCCCCTCTCCCCGTCCGCAAGGGCCAGGCGCCCGAAAAACTATCCCGCGAACAATTTCGCCAGCGCTTCATGCGCCGTTTCTACGACCCGGCCTTCCGTCCCGAACAGGCGGCGATCGATCGCCTGGAGGCGATTGCCTGGGATGGCTACCGCAACAGCCGCAAGGCGCCGGTCACGGAAAAAGCCGGCCCCGGTGCCGCCGACCCGAACTACGACGTCTCCGTCGAATGGAAGGCGGCGGCGGCGCGCCTGCGCGAGGCGGCCCGGATCCAGGCCCGGCCCGACACGCCCTCCCGCGTGCTGCTGATCGCGGGCGCATCCCGCAACGACGGCACCTGTCCCGGCGAAATGTCCAAGACCTGGCGCCTGACGAACATCGCCCGTGCCGAGCTGGATGGCGCGGGCATGGAGACCGAGGTGCTGGACCTGAGCCGGCTGACCTCCGAGTACGAGCGTGTCATCCATCCCTGCAAAGGCTGCGTCTCGACGGCCATGCCGCTTTGCCATTGGCCGTGCAGCTGCTATCCCAATCATTCGCTGGGGCAGGTCAACGATTGCATGAACGAGATCTACGAACAGTGGGTCCGCGCCCACGCCGTGATCCTGCTGACACCCACCTATTGGTATCAATCGCCCAGCCCCCTGAAGCTGATGATGGACCGGCTGGTTTGCGCGGACGGCGGCAATCCGGATCCGTCTTCCACCTCGGGCAAGGATGCCGCGAAGGCGAAGGCGCTGGAGCTGGCCGGTTGGCCCTATCCCAAGCACTTGGCGGGACGTGCCTACGGGCTGGTCGTGCACGGCGACGTGGCGGGAATCGAGGGACTACGGCGCGCGCTGAGCGACTGGCTGGACTGGATGGGGCTGGTCGATGCAGGCGCGACCGCGCGACTGGACCGCTATATCGGCTATTACCAGCCCTACGCCACCAGCCACGATGAACTGGACAGGGATCGCGCCGTGCAGGACGAAGTGCGTAACGTCGCGCGCGCGGTGGCGGCGGCGGTCGGACAAATACGCGAGGGCCGGCTGTGCCGGCCCGACGCGGGATTGAGGGACCCGCGGCCCAAATAG
- a CDS encoding thioredoxin family protein — protein MEQIELNDGTADRFLLDAPGLSLLVFHSLTCGNCRQARERLPGMDLPVQRLCWVDAGDNGGLVERYEVFHLPAMFVIRDGAFHGPVQARLEEWDIRQQISLALDGYPAILP, from the coding sequence ATGGAACAGATAGAACTGAATGACGGCACGGCCGACCGCTTCCTGCTGGATGCGCCCGGCCTGTCGCTGCTGGTGTTTCATAGCCTCACGTGCGGCAATTGCCGGCAGGCGCGCGAGCGCCTGCCCGGGATGGACTTGCCGGTGCAACGCCTGTGCTGGGTGGATGCCGGCGATAACGGCGGGCTGGTCGAACGCTACGAAGTCTTCCACCTGCCCGCCATGTTCGTCATCCGCGACGGCGCCTTCCATGGCCCGGTGCAGGCCAGGCTGGAGGAATGGGATATCCGCCAGCAGATCAGCCTGGCGCTGGACGGCTACCCGGCGATCCTGCCATAA
- a CDS encoding DUF72 domain-containing protein — MAEGRIRTGIGGWTFEPWRKTFYPEGLPHSRELEYASRQVTAIEINGTYYSTQKPASFARWRDETPDDFVFSLKATRYATNRRVLAEAGDSVHRFIDSGISELGGKLGPILWQFMPTKRFDAEDFEAFLALLPDRVDGRRLRHVMDVRHDSFMDPVYLKLARKYKVATVYTDSDKYPSFADLTADFAYARLMRSSPDNRAGYPPKDLRAWAARAHAWAAGGQPDDLPCVDAARTKARAKGRDVFIFFINGHKEKAPAAAQALLEQLA, encoded by the coding sequence ATGGCGGAAGGTCGGATACGCACGGGCATCGGCGGCTGGACATTCGAGCCGTGGCGCAAAACCTTTTATCCCGAAGGGCTGCCGCACAGCCGCGAGCTGGAATACGCCAGCCGCCAGGTCACGGCCATCGAGATAAACGGCACCTACTACAGTACCCAGAAGCCCGCGTCCTTCGCGCGCTGGCGCGACGAGACGCCCGACGATTTCGTGTTTTCCCTGAAGGCGACGCGCTACGCCACCAACCGCCGCGTCCTGGCCGAGGCCGGGGATTCCGTGCACCGCTTCATCGACAGCGGGATCAGCGAGCTGGGCGGCAAGCTGGGGCCCATCCTGTGGCAGTTCATGCCCACCAAGCGCTTCGACGCGGAGGACTTCGAGGCCTTCCTGGCACTGCTGCCGGACCGCGTCGACGGCCGCCGGCTGCGCCACGTCATGGATGTGCGGCACGACAGCTTCATGGACCCGGTCTATCTGAAGCTGGCGCGCAAGTACAAGGTGGCGACCGTCTATACCGACTCCGACAAGTATCCGTCCTTCGCCGACCTGACCGCCGACTTCGCCTATGCGAGGCTGATGCGCTCCAGCCCGGACAACCGTGCCGGCTACCCGCCCAAGGACTTGCGGGCCTGGGCCGCCCGCGCCCACGCATGGGCGGCCGGCGGACAACCCGACGATTTGCCCTGTGTCGATGCCGCCAGGACCAAGGCGCGCGCCAAGGGCAGGGACGTGTTTATCTTTTTCATCAACGGCCATAAGGAAAAGGCGCCCGCCGCGGCGCAGGCGTTGCTGGAGCAGCTGGCTTGA